The proteins below are encoded in one region of Manis javanica isolate MJ-LG chromosome 8, MJ_LKY, whole genome shotgun sequence:
- the THTPA gene encoding thiamine-triphosphatase codes for MAQSLIEVERKFIPRPGTEERLQELGATLEHLVTFQDSYYDTPELSLMQADHWLRQRESSGWELKCPGAAGVSGPHTEYMELTAEPAIVAQLCEVLGAEVLGTGGVAAVLGPLGLHEVASFVTQRRAWKLVLPGADKEEQLLRVDLDIADFGYTVGEVEAMVHEEAEVPAALEKIYSLSNMLGVSVQEKAPAKLIVYLQRFRPQDCQRLLEVHSSREKPQGTDDPDSILG; via the exons ATGGCTCAGAGCTTGATTGAGGTGGAGCGCAAGTTCATTCCTCGGCCTGGCACAGAGGAGCGTCTGCAGGAGTTGGGGGCTACCCTGGAGCACCTGGTCACCTTCCAAGACAGCTACTATGACACCCCTGAGCTGAGCCTCATGCAAGCTGACCACTGGCTGCGACAGCGAGAAAGTAGTGGATGGGAGCTCAAATGCCCTGGAGCAGCAGGTGTCTCAGGACCCCACACTGAGTATATGGAACTCACAGCTGAGCCTGCAATTGTGGCCCAGCTCTGTGAGGTCCTGGGGGCTGAGGTTCTGGGGACTGGAGGTGTGGCCGCTGTGCTGGGCCCACTGGGGCTGCACGAAGTAGCTAGTTTCGTGACTCAACGTAGAGCCTGGAAGCTTGTGCTACCTGGAGCTGATAAAGAGGAACAGCTGCTCAGGGTAGACCTGGACATAGCTGACTTTGGTTACACTGTGGGTGAGGTAGAGGCCATGGTGCACGAGGAGGCTGAAGTCCCAGCTGCGCTAGAGAAGATCTACAGCCTCAGCAACATGCTTG GTGTGTCGGTGCAAGAGAAGGCGCCTGCCAAGCTGATAGTGTACCTCCAGCGCTTCCGGCCTCAGGACTGTCAGCGCCTGCTAGAAGTGCACAGCTCCAGAGAGAAGCCACAGGGGACTGATGATCCTGACAGTATCTTGGGCTAG